Sequence from the Actinocatenispora sera genome:
CCCGGTGCAGCCCGGGCACTGCCATTCCTCGTCCGGGAACCACATGTGGTTGTAGACGATCAGTTGCGACTTGCCGTCGAACACGTCGGCCAGCCGGACCGGCCCCTCCTCGCCCTCCAGGGTGTACTCCGGCAGCTCGACCATCGGCAGCCGGCGGCGCTGCGCGGCGATCGCGTCGAGCTCCCGGGTCGCCGACTTCTCCCGTACCCGCAGTGCGTCGAGCTCGCGGCGCCAGGCCTCGGCGTCGACGACCGGCGGTAGTGCAGTGGTGCCCATGGGGGCCTCCCGCGTGAGACGTCTGATGATCCGTACGGGTAGACGCACCGCACCCGCCCAACTCATCGGTGCCCTCGCACCCGTCTCGGCACGCATTCGCCGCAGCACGGCGGCGGTCCGGCCGTGGACCAGCGGTCCGGCCGGGGCCAGCGGCCGCCGGCGGCGGCCCCGTCGACCGGCTATCCGCGCCATCGGGCGAGGATCGCGGCCGCGTCGTACCTGACCCGATCCGGCTGGTTGAACCGCAGGAAGTCGCGGACCGCCCGATTGTCCGTCTGCTCGCCGAAGTCCTGCCCGGACACCAGATCGGGTGGTACCAGGTAGTGGTACCCGCGCTCGGCCGCACCGAGCACCGCGTACAGCACGCAGCAGACCAGCTCGACGCCGCAGATCACCAACCCGTCGATGTCGTACCGATCCAGAAGGTCGGTGAACTCGCAGCTCTGCCAGCAGTCGAACCGGTCCTTGACGACCACCGTCGCGCCCGGCACGGGGTCGAGGAACAGCTCCGCTCCCCAGGAGCCGGCCGCGCACAGCCCGTCCGCGCGCTCCCACCGTCGTTGGCGCGGCGTGAGCCGATCGAGGTCGAGTACCTGCCGCGTGTACACCACCCGGGCGCCCAGCTCACCGGCCCGGCGGGCGAAGGTGTCCGCCCGCCGGGCCGCCTGCGCGTTGCGGGTGTTGCCGGGTGGTCGACCCGTACTGGCGTCGGGATGGCAGAAGTCGT
This genomic interval carries:
- a CDS encoding cysteine hydrolase family protein is translated as MDGSGPVDGFFELEPQRVAVVLVDFQNDFCHPDASTGRPPGNTRNAQAARRADTFARRAGELGARVVYTRQVLDLDRLTPRQRRWERADGLCAAGSWGAELFLDPVPGATVVVKDRFDCWQSCEFTDLLDRYDIDGLVICGVELVCCVLYAVLGAAERGYHYLVPPDLVSGQDFGEQTDNRAVRDFLRFNQPDRVRYDAAAILARWRG